A genomic stretch from Acidobacteriota bacterium includes:
- a CDS encoding prolyl oligopeptidase family serine peptidase, with the protein MKRIGSLSRSVLFAAVLVLAFAAAAGHAQAVKKPLGYDACNGWRSIQGTDLSRDGRWLVYALVPQDGDGELVALDLQANKEFRAARGKQPVVTADGKFVVFAVAPARADVEKARKDKKKPEEQPKSGLGIMDLAAGQVTTIERVKSFKVPEESGAFVAYLLEPPLKDPDEKKDEAKKEEVKPEAKPAEKPAAKAGEAKKDEPKKEEKKKEPGTDFVLRELATGKETKIAEVVDYAWNKPGSRLAYSVSSKAPENDGAFVLEPATGRTAVLLRGLGNYKNFAFDEKGGQLAFTSDRDDYKSEKPASRLYHWTAMAAAAVELAPALAKGFPAGLAVSENGMPRFSKDGARLFFGIAEAPKPEPKDAPEPVKVDIWNWKDPTLQPMQKAQAEEDRKRTQMCVMHLGPKDKTFVRLATADVPEIDLSEDAKLALGRSDLPYRQLVSWDRGYEDDYLVSLADGSRKQVLAKSPYGARISPGGKYLTYFNDDDRSYRAYRVADGRTFNLTAKLGVSLVDETWDTPDEPNPYGLGGWTDGDAAVLVYDRYDVWEVAPDGSGARMITGGIGRRDKIAFRYVSLDPERKTVPAKEPILLAATNETTKATGFYRVSLAAPGDPVRIVMRDKQLGGLRRAKNADVYVRTEQRFDEFPDLWVSGPDLAAARRASDANPQQADYNWGKAELVEYTNGNGKVLPAVLIKPEDFDPSKKYPLMVYIYETEAVGLNRYYPPAPGTNINFTRYVSNGYVLLSPDIVYEVGYPGPSALKCVVPAVEKVLGMGFIDPKRIGIQGHSWGGYEISYMITQTDLFAAVEAGASVVNMTSAYGGIRWGTGMSRAFQYEKTQSRIGAPLWSRALQFIENSPLFWVERVRTPYLTIHNDEDDAVPWYQGIEFFSALRRLGKEAYMFNFNGEKHGLRERPAQKYWTVHLDEFFDHFLLGKPRPEWMDKGVPYLERGRRDIDALFEPAAKGGEEPKK; encoded by the coding sequence ATGAAACGCATCGGCTCGCTCTCCAGGTCCGTCCTTTTCGCCGCCGTCCTGGTCCTGGCCTTCGCGGCCGCGGCCGGCCACGCCCAGGCCGTCAAGAAGCCCCTCGGCTACGACGCCTGCAACGGCTGGCGCTCCATCCAGGGGACCGACCTCTCGCGGGACGGCCGCTGGCTCGTCTACGCCCTTGTCCCGCAGGACGGGGACGGCGAGCTCGTCGCCCTCGACCTGCAGGCCAACAAGGAATTCCGCGCGGCGAGGGGCAAGCAGCCGGTCGTCACCGCCGACGGCAAGTTCGTCGTCTTCGCCGTCGCCCCGGCCAGAGCGGACGTCGAAAAGGCCAGGAAGGACAAGAAGAAGCCCGAGGAGCAGCCCAAGAGCGGGCTGGGGATCATGGACCTGGCTGCCGGCCAGGTGACAACGATCGAGCGGGTCAAGAGCTTCAAGGTCCCGGAAGAGTCCGGCGCCTTCGTAGCCTACCTGCTCGAGCCGCCGCTGAAGGATCCCGACGAGAAGAAGGACGAAGCGAAGAAGGAAGAGGTCAAGCCCGAGGCCAAGCCGGCCGAAAAGCCGGCGGCCAAAGCCGGGGAAGCCAAGAAGGACGAGCCGAAAAAAGAGGAAAAGAAGAAGGAGCCCGGCACCGACTTCGTCCTGCGCGAACTTGCGACCGGCAAGGAAACGAAGATCGCCGAAGTCGTCGACTACGCCTGGAACAAGCCGGGCAGCCGGCTCGCCTACTCCGTGTCCTCGAAGGCGCCCGAGAACGACGGCGCTTTCGTCCTCGAGCCGGCGACCGGCCGTACGGCCGTCCTGCTCAGGGGCCTGGGCAATTACAAGAACTTCGCCTTCGACGAGAAGGGCGGCCAGCTGGCCTTCACCAGCGACCGGGACGACTACAAGTCGGAGAAGCCGGCTTCCAGGCTCTATCATTGGACGGCCATGGCCGCGGCGGCCGTCGAGCTCGCGCCGGCGCTGGCCAAGGGCTTTCCGGCTGGCCTGGCCGTCAGCGAGAACGGCATGCCCCGCTTCTCCAAGGACGGCGCCCGGCTCTTTTTCGGCATCGCCGAGGCCCCCAAGCCGGAGCCGAAGGACGCGCCCGAGCCGGTCAAGGTCGATATCTGGAACTGGAAGGATCCCACCCTCCAGCCGATGCAGAAGGCCCAGGCCGAGGAGGACCGGAAGCGGACGCAGATGTGCGTCATGCACCTCGGCCCCAAGGACAAGACATTCGTCCGGCTGGCCACGGCCGATGTTCCGGAGATCGATCTCTCCGAGGACGCCAAGCTGGCCCTGGGCAGGTCCGATCTCCCCTACCGCCAGCTCGTGTCCTGGGACCGCGGCTACGAGGACGATTACCTGGTCAGCCTGGCCGACGGCTCGCGGAAGCAGGTGCTGGCGAAGAGCCCGTACGGCGCCCGGATCTCGCCGGGCGGCAAGTACCTGACCTATTTCAACGACGACGACCGCAGCTACCGTGCTTACCGCGTCGCCGACGGCAGGACCTTCAATCTCACGGCCAAGCTCGGCGTCAGCCTCGTCGACGAGACCTGGGACACGCCGGACGAGCCGAACCCGTACGGCCTGGGCGGCTGGACCGACGGCGACGCCGCCGTCCTCGTCTACGACCGCTACGACGTCTGGGAGGTCGCGCCCGACGGTTCCGGGGCCCGGATGATCACCGGCGGCATCGGCCGGCGGGACAAGATCGCGTTCCGCTACGTGAGCCTCGACCCGGAGCGGAAGACCGTTCCGGCCAAGGAGCCGATCCTCCTCGCGGCGACGAACGAGACGACCAAGGCCACGGGCTTCTATCGGGTCAGCCTGGCGGCGCCCGGCGATCCGGTCCGGATCGTCATGCGGGATAAGCAGCTCGGCGGCCTGCGCAGGGCGAAGAACGCGGATGTTTACGTCCGCACCGAGCAGCGCTTCGACGAGTTCCCCGACCTCTGGGTGAGCGGGCCCGATCTCGCCGCGGCGCGCCGCGCGAGCGACGCCAACCCGCAGCAGGCCGACTACAATTGGGGCAAAGCGGAGCTCGTCGAGTACACGAACGGCAACGGCAAGGTTCTGCCGGCCGTTCTCATCAAGCCCGAGGACTTCGACCCGTCGAAGAAATATCCCCTGATGGTCTATATCTACGAGACCGAGGCCGTGGGCCTGAACCGCTATTATCCGCCCGCGCCCGGGACGAACATCAACTTCACCCGCTACGTCAGCAACGGCTACGTCCTGCTGAGCCCGGACATCGTCTACGAGGTCGGCTATCCCGGGCCGAGCGCCCTGAAATGCGTGGTCCCGGCCGTCGAGAAGGTCCTGGGGATGGGCTTCATCGATCCGAAGCGGATCGGCATCCAGGGCCACAGCTGGGGCGGCTACGAGATCAGCTACATGATCACCCAGACGGATCTCTTCGCCGCGGTCGAGGCCGGCGCGTCGGTCGTCAACATGACCAGCGCCTACGGCGGCATCCGCTGGGGCACGGGCATGTCCCGGGCCTTCCAGTACGAGAAGACCCAGAGCCGCATCGGCGCGCCGCTCTGGTCGCGGGCCCTGCAGTTCATCGAGAATTCGCCCCTCTTCTGGGTCGAGCGGGTCCGGACGCCGTACCTGACCATCCACAACGACGAGGACGACGCCGTGCCGTGGTACCAGGGGATCGAGTTCTTCTCGGCTCTCCGCCGCCTCGGCAAAGAGGCCTACATGTTCAACTTCAACGGCGAGAAGCACGGCCTGCGGGAGCGGCCGGCGCAGAAGTACTGGACCGTCCATCTGGACGAGTTCTTCGACCACTTCCTCCTGGGCAAGCCCCGGCCGGAGTGGATGGACAAGGGCGTCCCCTACCTCGAGCGCGGCCGGCGGGACATCGACGCGCTGTTCGAGCCCGCGGCGAAGGGCGGCGAAGAGCCGAAGAAGTGA
- a CDS encoding sodium:solute symporter: MGVLKPVDWLIVLGYFAIVLGIAWKVMREKQRTSTDYFLAGRNLGWLIIGASIFASNIGAEHLVGLAGSGATDGVAMAHYELHAWCLLVLAWVMVPFYMRSKVFTMPEFLERRFSPTARTVLSLISLVAYVLTKMAVGIFAGGIVFSVLLPELNWFGLDSFWIGSILVILITGLYTVLGGLKAVAYTEAIQTFIFIIGSALVTYFGLKALGGWGELRRIAGSEMFNLWKPLVPHGIQGTWAPVKEAGRMAWYFNDNYPWIGMLFCAPIVGLWYWCTDQYIVQRVLGAPNERQARRGAISAAFLKLLPVFIFIIPGMIAFALAKSGLNQPLRQELFGGGTELIRANAQKAFPMLVANVLPVGVRGMVVAGLLAALMSSLAGAFNAASTLFTMDFYSRLKPHVTQEKLVWVGRVATGVMVLIGLLWIPVIRGGKGLYDYLQGVQSYLAPPIFVVFFFGIFMKRLNAKGCLAALGTGFALGLFRLAVDTPVKLIPGFSYPQGSFLWIVNHIFFQYFSLIIFLVSVLVMIVVSYATEAPSYERISGLTYGTVTAEHRKESRASWTRADVISSIIVLALIAAAYIYFTG; this comes from the coding sequence ATGGGCGTGCTCAAACCCGTCGACTGGCTCATCGTCCTCGGCTACTTCGCCATCGTTCTCGGCATCGCCTGGAAGGTCATGCGCGAGAAGCAGCGGACCTCGACCGACTATTTCCTGGCCGGCCGCAACCTGGGTTGGCTCATCATCGGCGCGTCCATCTTCGCCTCGAACATCGGCGCCGAGCACCTGGTCGGCCTGGCCGGTTCGGGCGCGACCGACGGCGTGGCCATGGCCCACTACGAGCTCCACGCCTGGTGCCTGCTCGTCCTGGCCTGGGTCATGGTGCCGTTCTACATGCGCTCCAAGGTCTTCACCATGCCCGAGTTCCTGGAGAGGCGCTTCTCGCCGACGGCCCGGACGGTCCTGTCCCTCATCTCCCTCGTCGCCTACGTCCTGACCAAGATGGCCGTCGGCATCTTCGCCGGCGGCATCGTCTTCAGCGTCCTCCTGCCGGAGCTGAACTGGTTCGGCCTCGACAGCTTCTGGATCGGCTCGATCCTGGTCATCCTCATAACCGGCCTCTACACCGTCCTCGGCGGGCTCAAGGCGGTCGCCTACACGGAGGCCATCCAGACGTTCATTTTCATCATCGGCTCGGCCCTGGTGACCTATTTCGGGCTGAAGGCCCTGGGCGGCTGGGGCGAGCTGCGCCGCATCGCCGGCTCGGAGATGTTCAACCTCTGGAAGCCCCTCGTCCCCCACGGGATCCAGGGGACCTGGGCCCCGGTCAAGGAGGCCGGGCGGATGGCCTGGTACTTCAACGACAACTATCCCTGGATCGGCATGCTCTTCTGCGCCCCGATCGTCGGCCTGTGGTACTGGTGCACCGACCAGTACATCGTCCAGAGGGTCCTCGGCGCCCCCAACGAGCGCCAAGCCCGGCGCGGCGCCATCTCGGCGGCTTTCTTGAAACTGCTCCCCGTCTTCATCTTCATCATCCCCGGCATGATCGCCTTCGCCCTGGCCAAGAGCGGCCTGAACCAGCCCCTGCGTCAGGAGCTCTTCGGCGGCGGCACGGAGCTCATCCGCGCCAACGCCCAAAAGGCCTTCCCCATGCTGGTCGCCAACGTTCTTCCGGTCGGCGTCCGGGGCATGGTCGTGGCCGGGCTGCTGGCGGCGCTCATGAGCTCGCTCGCCGGCGCCTTCAACGCCGCCTCGACGCTTTTCACAATGGACTTCTACTCGCGATTGAAGCCGCACGTGACCCAGGAGAAGCTCGTCTGGGTCGGCCGGGTGGCCACGGGCGTCATGGTCCTCATCGGGCTCCTGTGGATCCCGGTCATCCGCGGCGGCAAGGGGCTATACGATTACCTCCAGGGGGTCCAGTCCTACCTGGCCCCGCCGATATTCGTCGTTTTCTTCTTCGGCATCTTCATGAAGCGGCTGAACGCCAAAGGCTGCCTGGCCGCCCTCGGCACGGGTTTCGCCCTCGGCCTCTTCCGGCTGGCCGTCGACACGCCGGTCAAGCTCATCCCGGGATTCTCCTATCCCCAGGGCTCGTTCCTGTGGATCGTCAACCACATCTTCTTCCAGTACTTCAGCCTGATCATCTTCCTCGTCAGCGTCCTGGTCATGATCGTCGTCAGCTACGCGACCGAGGCGCCGTCCTACGAGAGGATCAGCGGCCTGACCTACGGCACGGTCACGGCCGAGCACAGGAAGGAATCGCGGGCCAGCTGGACCAGGGCGGACGTCATCAGCTCCATCATCGTCCTGGCCCTGATCGCCGCCGCCTACATCTACTTCACCGGATGA
- a CDS encoding beta-propeller fold lactonase family protein has protein sequence MAFRSRRAVPAAASIMILLLAASVRSGVPAAQDKETVGPKGAGRTVLPVNQVVTPYGTQLTLPGLRPQALALSPDGTLLAVSGKTSELVIIDARSGRLKQQVALPGEEQADYPPETVSPMILEPDEKGQLSYTGLVFAADGRRIYMSNVDGSVKVFAVGPDGEVRPSHTIPLPLAGAPKRAEEIPSGLALTPDGQRLYVCGNLSNRLLEIDTGTAKVLRTFDVGVAPFAVVLARGKAYVSNWGGRRPAPGDLTGPAGQGTEVRVDPVRHIASEGSVSVVDLGAGTVAGEILVQLHASALALSPNGRWLVCANAASDNLSVIDTATDAVAETIWVKASPADLFGASPNALAFSGDGKTLYAANGTQNAVAAIKFSPARRRSRLVGLIPAGWFPGALALNARQGRLYVANIKGHAVEKIPYKQTGAPGFNSHQYHGSVSIFAEPRRQELRDLTAIVYANERRDRIARALLPARPGQPARPVPERIGEPSVFKHVVYVIKENRTYDQVLGDVAAGNGDPALCIFGEKVTPNQHKLVRDFVLLDNTYCSGILSADGHQWSTTAFGTDYLERSFAGWPRSYPDGMGPDEVDALAYAPSGFIWDNALKHGVTIWNFGEFTMQDCGWKDPALKGEPRWADYWDEYVNGRGLVRIGSRPAIPTVAPFSPADTVGWNMAVPDQWRARYVVDQVAAWEKEGRLPQLILICLPDDHTSGTSEGSPTPEACAADNDLAFARIVEAFGRSSFWKETVIFGIEDDPQNGWDHVSGYRTTAYCASPYTRRGAVVSTQYNTTSLLRTIEQILGLPPMNQFDATATPMFDCFTAEPDFRPFEPVPNNIPLDTMNPPKGQIADALLRRHAVQSGRLNFRQVDACPEDTLNRILWHAVKGSAAPYPAWAVTLVEEDDD, from the coding sequence ATGGCATTCCGGTCCCGCCGCGCCGTCCCCGCCGCGGCCTCGATCATGATCCTTCTCCTCGCCGCGTCCGTCCGGAGCGGCGTCCCGGCGGCCCAGGACAAGGAGACCGTCGGGCCGAAGGGCGCTGGCCGCACGGTCCTGCCGGTCAACCAGGTCGTGACTCCCTACGGCACCCAGCTGACCTTGCCCGGGCTCCGGCCCCAGGCCCTGGCCCTGTCGCCCGACGGGACGCTCCTGGCCGTGTCCGGCAAGACGTCCGAGCTGGTCATCATCGACGCCCGCAGCGGCCGGCTGAAACAGCAGGTCGCACTGCCGGGCGAGGAGCAGGCGGACTATCCCCCCGAGACGGTCTCCCCGATGATCCTCGAGCCCGACGAGAAGGGACAGCTTAGCTACACCGGCCTCGTCTTCGCCGCCGACGGCCGCCGGATCTACATGAGCAACGTCGACGGCAGCGTCAAGGTCTTCGCCGTCGGCCCGGACGGCGAGGTCCGGCCTTCGCACACGATCCCCCTGCCCCTGGCCGGAGCGCCGAAGCGGGCCGAGGAGATCCCGTCCGGCCTGGCCCTGACGCCCGACGGCCAAAGGCTCTATGTCTGCGGCAACCTGTCCAACCGGCTCCTCGAGATCGACACGGGCACGGCCAAGGTCCTGCGGACGTTCGACGTCGGCGTGGCGCCGTTCGCGGTCGTCCTGGCCCGGGGCAAGGCCTACGTCAGCAACTGGGGCGGCCGGCGCCCCGCCCCCGGCGACCTGACCGGCCCGGCCGGGCAGGGCACCGAGGTCCGCGTCGACCCGGTCCGGCACATCGCCAGCGAGGGTTCCGTGAGCGTCGTCGATCTCGGCGCCGGGACGGTCGCCGGGGAGATCCTCGTCCAGCTCCACGCCTCGGCCCTGGCCCTGTCGCCCAACGGCCGCTGGCTCGTCTGCGCCAACGCCGCCTCGGACAACCTCAGCGTCATCGATACGGCGACCGACGCCGTGGCCGAGACGATCTGGGTCAAGGCCTCGCCGGCCGACCTCTTCGGCGCCTCGCCCAACGCCCTGGCCTTCTCGGGCGACGGCAAGACCCTGTACGCCGCCAACGGGACCCAGAACGCCGTGGCCGCGATCAAGTTCAGCCCGGCCCGGCGGAGATCCAGGCTGGTGGGGCTCATCCCGGCCGGCTGGTTCCCCGGCGCGCTGGCCCTGAACGCCAGGCAGGGCAGGCTCTATGTCGCCAACATCAAGGGCCACGCCGTCGAAAAGATCCCGTACAAGCAGACCGGCGCCCCGGGCTTCAATTCGCACCAGTATCACGGCTCGGTCTCGATATTCGCCGAGCCGCGCCGGCAGGAGCTCCGGGACCTGACCGCCATCGTCTACGCGAACGAGCGCCGCGACCGCATCGCCCGGGCCCTGCTGCCGGCCCGGCCGGGCCAGCCGGCCCGGCCCGTGCCCGAACGGATCGGCGAGCCGAGCGTCTTCAAGCACGTCGTCTACGTCATCAAGGAGAACCGGACTTACGATCAGGTCCTCGGCGACGTCGCCGCCGGGAACGGCGATCCGGCCCTCTGCATCTTCGGCGAGAAGGTGACGCCCAACCAGCACAAGCTCGTCCGGGATTTCGTCCTCCTCGACAACACCTACTGCAGCGGCATCCTCAGCGCCGACGGGCACCAGTGGTCCACGACGGCCTTCGGCACGGATTACCTCGAGCGCTCCTTCGCCGGCTGGCCGCGGAGCTATCCTGACGGCATGGGCCCGGACGAGGTCGACGCCCTGGCCTACGCTCCGAGCGGCTTCATCTGGGACAACGCCCTGAAGCACGGCGTCACGATCTGGAACTTCGGCGAGTTCACCATGCAGGACTGCGGCTGGAAGGACCCCGCTCTCAAGGGCGAGCCCAGGTGGGCGGACTACTGGGACGAGTACGTCAATGGCCGCGGCCTGGTGAGGATAGGCAGCCGGCCGGCCATCCCGACTGTCGCCCCCTTTTCCCCGGCCGACACGGTCGGCTGGAACATGGCCGTCCCCGACCAGTGGCGGGCCCGTTACGTCGTCGACCAGGTCGCCGCCTGGGAAAAAGAGGGCCGCCTGCCCCAGCTCATCCTCATCTGCCTGCCCGACGACCACACCAGCGGCACGAGCGAGGGGTCGCCGACACCGGAGGCCTGCGCCGCCGACAACGACCTGGCCTTCGCCCGCATCGTCGAGGCCTTCGGCCGCAGCTCCTTCTGGAAGGAGACGGTGATCTTCGGCATCGAGGACGACCCCCAGAACGGCTGGGACCACGTCAGCGGCTACCGGACGACGGCCTACTGCGCCAGCCCCTACACCAGGCGCGGCGCCGTGGTCAGCACCCAGTACAACACGACCAGCCTGCTGCGGACGATCGAGCAGATCCTCGGCCTGCCGCCCATGAACCAGTTCGACGCCACGGCCACGCCGATGTTCGACTGCTTCACGGCCGAGCCGGACTTCAGGCCGTTCGAGCCGGTGCCCAACAACATCCCGCTCGACACGATGAACCCGCCCAAGGGTCAGATCGCCGACGCCCTCCTGCGCCGCCACGCCGTCCAGTCCGGCCGGCTGAACTTCCGCCAGGTCGACGCCTGTCCCGAGGACACGCTCAACCGCATCCTCTGGCACGCCGTCAAGGGCAGCGCCGCCCCCTACCCCGCCTGGGCCGTGACGCTGGTCGAGGAGGACGACGATTAG
- a CDS encoding ABC transporter permease, producing MSLSYRIAYVFLRNLYSYKRFVLPTFLVSLVEPLFYLVTFGIGMGAYMGAFGGKPYLDFLVPGVLASTAMMSASFECLYGTYVKIVHERVYDSLIATPVSADDAVAGDIAWGSFRGLISGGLMMIVALFMGVAPAAAWRAAVLVVFMIFVGVLFGSLAMIVTSISPSFDFFSYYTELVITPMLFFSGVFFPLDHFPAWMKVLAEFLPLTHAVRISRAVFTGDSAPGLGWSLLLLVVMAAAAFLVSTRMMRKRLIK from the coding sequence ATGAGCCTCTCCTACCGCATCGCCTACGTCTTCCTGAGGAACCTCTACTCCTACAAGCGCTTCGTCCTGCCGACGTTCCTGGTCAGCCTCGTCGAGCCGCTGTTCTATCTGGTCACCTTCGGCATCGGCATGGGCGCCTACATGGGCGCCTTCGGCGGCAAGCCCTATCTCGATTTCCTGGTGCCCGGCGTCCTGGCCTCGACGGCGATGATGTCCGCCTCGTTCGAATGCCTCTACGGCACCTACGTCAAGATCGTCCACGAGCGGGTCTACGATTCCCTGATCGCCACGCCGGTCTCGGCCGACGACGCCGTAGCCGGGGACATCGCCTGGGGCTCCTTCCGGGGCCTGATCAGCGGCGGCCTGATGATGATCGTGGCCCTGTTCATGGGCGTCGCCCCGGCGGCGGCCTGGCGGGCGGCCGTCCTGGTCGTTTTCATGATCTTCGTCGGCGTCCTCTTCGGCTCCCTGGCCATGATCGTCACCTCGATCTCGCCGAGCTTCGATTTCTTCAGCTATTACACCGAGCTCGTCATCACCCCGATGCTGTTCTTCTCCGGGGTCTTCTTCCCGCTCGACCACTTCCCGGCCTGGATGAAGGTCCTGGCCGAGTTCCTCCCGCTGACCCACGCCGTCCGGATCTCGCGGGCCGTCTTCACCGGCGACTCGGCCCCGGGCCTGGGCTGGAGCCTGCTCCTGCTCGTCGTCATGGCCGCGGCCGCGTTCTTGGTCTCCACCCGGATGATGCGGAAGCGCCTGATCAAATAG
- a CDS encoding ATP-binding cassette domain-containing protein produces the protein MPTLVKASGLTKKYGDLVAVAGIDFEIEEGECFGFLGPNGAGKTTTVRMIHCVSPVTAGTLTVGGLPSGIDNRALKMITGVIPQEINLDNDLTVEENLIIFARFFDIRRREAKARLAELLRFVELEAKADCKISDLSTGMKRRLLIARALINRPRLIVADEPTTGLDPQARHLIWQRLRQLKAQGATLVLTTQYMEEAQQLCDRLVVMHQGRILKEGTPSRLVEEEIGREVVEVRTPPDDDGRILGYLAGLGCAHERVGDTLYFYCRDGHGLMKKLLELDLPNTLNRPATLEDVFLKLTGRSLHE, from the coding sequence ATGCCCACGCTTGTCAAAGCTTCCGGACTGACCAAGAAGTACGGCGACCTCGTCGCCGTGGCCGGCATCGATTTCGAGATCGAGGAAGGCGAGTGCTTCGGCTTCCTCGGCCCGAACGGGGCCGGCAAGACGACCACGGTGCGAATGATCCACTGCGTCTCCCCGGTGACGGCTGGAACGCTCACGGTCGGCGGCCTGCCGTCCGGGATCGACAACCGGGCCCTCAAGATGATCACCGGGGTCATCCCCCAGGAGATCAACCTCGACAACGACCTGACCGTCGAGGAGAACCTCATCATCTTCGCCCGCTTCTTCGACATCCGCCGCCGGGAGGCCAAGGCCCGGCTGGCCGAGCTCCTCCGCTTCGTCGAGCTCGAGGCCAAGGCCGACTGCAAGATCTCGGACCTGTCGACTGGCATGAAGCGCCGCCTGCTCATCGCCCGGGCCCTGATCAACCGGCCCCGGCTCATCGTCGCCGACGAGCCGACGACCGGCCTCGACCCCCAGGCCCGCCACCTCATCTGGCAGCGGCTCCGCCAACTCAAGGCCCAGGGCGCGACGCTTGTCCTGACGACCCAGTACATGGAGGAGGCCCAGCAGCTCTGCGACCGGCTGGTGGTCATGCACCAGGGCAGGATCCTCAAGGAGGGCACGCCGTCGCGGCTGGTCGAGGAGGAGATCGGCCGCGAGGTCGTCGAGGTCCGGACGCCGCCTGACGACGACGGCCGGATCCTCGGCTATCTGGCCGGCCTCGGCTGCGCCCACGAGCGCGTCGGCGACACCCTCTATTTCTACTGCCGCGACGGCCACGGCCTGATGAAGAAGCTCCTCGAGCTCGACCTGCCCAACACCCTGAACCGGCCGGCCACGCTCGAAGACGTTTTCCTCAAGCTCACCGGACGGAGCCTCCACGAATGA